Proteins encoded within one genomic window of Platichthys flesus chromosome 17, fPlaFle2.1, whole genome shotgun sequence:
- the azin1b gene encoding antizyme inhibitor 1b, with protein MKGLADKPSYIIELLEAGVTLDDVIDGHICEQTLVEKSAFVVGDLGALMRQHACWQSTVPQLQPYYPVKCNSSPAVTQVLASLGLGFVCTNKAEMNLVLEHGVPPEHIILSGVCKQLAHIKYAARNNIQYLVCENEAELSKISRLHPGAKLLLQLTTEAHAAETSMTIGSSLKSCRHLLEAAKEQGIEVVGVTFHIPSSCEDLQQAYTHALSDARCVFDMGLDLGFNMNILDIGGGFTGTEFQLKQVESAVRPLLAAYFSPMSGVQVLAQPGSFYVASAFSLAVNVIGKKVVTHCWDSLVQGENNEDTEFLYYMNEGVYGPFSRKLVGNSIAAPSVHKHGLCAEETAYPSSLWGPTLDDLDQVVDRCLLPLLSVGDWLLFSNMGACSLDESLSCSPQLPVYYTVSTSDWYDMQEAGVALDSAMKNFSMVQYSA; from the exons ATGAAAGGACTCGCTGACAAACCCAGCTACATCATTGAACTTCTGGAGGCAGGAGTAACCCTCGACGATGTCATTGACGGACACATCTGCGAGCAGACTCTG GTGGAGAAGAGCGCGTTTGTGGTGGGCGATCTTGGTGCCCTGATGCGGCAGCATGCGTGCTGGCAGAGCACAGTGCCACAGCTGCAGCCATACTACCCAGTCAAGTGCAACAGCAGCCCTGCAGTCACCCAGGTGCTGGCTTCCTTGGGCCTGGGCTTTGTTTGCACCAACAAG GCTGAAATGAACCTGGTTTTGGAGCACGGGGTGCCACCAGAACACATCATTCTGTCAGGTGTTTGCAAACAGCTGGCCCACATCAAGTACGCTGCCAGGAACAACATCCAGTACCTTGTTTGTGAGAATGAGGCAGAGTTGTCCAAGATATCCCGTCTACACCCGGGTGCAAA GTTGCTGCTGCAGTTGACCACTGAGGCCCACGCGGCTGAGACCAGCATGACCATCGGCTCCTCTCTGAAGAGCTGCCGGCACCTGCTGGAGGCAGCCAAGGAGCAAGGCATCGAGGTGGTGGGCGTGACCTTCCACATCCCCAGCTCCTGCGAAGACCTACAACAGGCTTACACCCATGCACTGTCGGACGCCCGCTGTGTGTTTGACATGGGG cTGGATCTGGGCTTTAACATGAACATCCTGGACATTGGTGGTGGATTCACAGGCACAGAGTTTCAACTCAAACAG GTTGAATCTGCTGTCAGGCCGCTGCTGGCTGCTTACTTCTCCCCTATGTCCGGAGTGCAAGTGTTGGCTCAACCCGGCAGCTTCTATGTGGCCTCAGCTTTCAGCCTGGCTGTCAACGTGATCGGCAAAAAAGTAGTGACCCACTGCTGGGACAGCCTTGTTCAGG GTGAGAACAATGAGGATACTGAGTTCCTGTACTACATGAATGAGGGTGTTTATGGCCCATTCAGCCGGAAGCTGGTGGGAAACTCCATCGCTGCCCCGTCAGTGCACAAG CATGGGCTGTGTGCTGAGGAGACGGCCTATCCCAGCAGCCTATGGGGCCCGACCTTGGATGATCTGGACCAGGTGGTTGATCGCTGCCTGTTGCCCCTGCTCAGTGTGGGAGACTGGCTTCTCTTCTCAAACATGGGAGCGTGTAGCCTGGATGaatccctctcctgctctccacaGCTGCCTGTCTACTACACTGTCTCCACCTCTGACTG GTACGACATGCAGGAGGCTGGTGTGGCATTGGACAGCGCCATGAAGAATTTCTCCATGGTCCAGTACAGTGCGTAA